One Gloeothece verrucosa PCC 7822 DNA window includes the following coding sequences:
- a CDS encoding sulfurtransferase, whose translation MKSSILKQLSLIKSWPSKILFFLISVIVCTAIIPLLPIHPSTAATPSKVVFVSPSWVAEHQNDADIRILDVRSNPLDYITGHIPNAVHIADPTFRGPNGTLPVQYWQSQKLQSLFSEAGVTDQSKIVVYADGREILGATMVAYLLERTGHHNVAIVDGGLAGYKAAQLPVAKEFPKYKAGTFSVKDDPSVRVTLEQVKQSIKKPGIVFIDPRPPELFSGEQQIWVRNGHIPGAKNIPWVSFTVGESNFHQLKPLEEIKQILAKRGITPDQDIIVTCSTGREATLQYHVLKHLLGYPKVRVYEGSWTEYSSYPDLPIETGRDSQNV comes from the coding sequence ATGAAGAGTAGTATCTTAAAACAGCTTTCATTGATTAAATCTTGGCCTTCAAAAATCTTGTTTTTTCTGATTTCTGTGATCGTTTGTACAGCCATTATTCCCCTACTACCGATTCATCCGTCTACAGCCGCTACACCTTCTAAGGTTGTGTTTGTGTCTCCCTCTTGGGTTGCCGAACATCAAAACGATGCCGACATCCGTATACTTGATGTGCGAAGTAACCCCTTAGATTACATCACCGGACATATTCCTAATGCTGTGCATATTGCCGATCCGACTTTTCGCGGGCCTAACGGCACACTACCAGTACAATATTGGCAAAGCCAGAAACTACAGTCTCTTTTTAGCGAAGCCGGCGTAACTGATCAAAGCAAAATAGTGGTTTATGCTGATGGCAGAGAGATCCTCGGTGCAACAATGGTGGCTTATCTGTTAGAACGAACCGGACATCATAATGTAGCAATTGTAGATGGTGGGTTAGCTGGCTATAAAGCCGCTCAATTGCCAGTGGCTAAAGAATTTCCTAAATATAAAGCCGGCACCTTTAGCGTAAAAGATGATCCGTCAGTTCGCGTTACCCTAGAGCAAGTTAAACAATCGATTAAAAAGCCTGGCATCGTATTTATTGACCCTCGTCCCCCTGAGTTATTTTCCGGGGAGCAACAGATTTGGGTGCGTAACGGACATATTCCGGGAGCTAAAAATATTCCTTGGGTTAGTTTCACGGTTGGAGAATCTAACTTTCATCAATTGAAACCGTTAGAAGAAATTAAACAAATTTTAGCTAAACGTGGCATTACCCCGGACCAAGATATCATCGTCACTTGTAGCACTGGACGAGAAGCGACTTTGCAGTATCATGTATTAAAGCATTTACTGGGCTATCCCAAGGTAAGAGTATACGAAGGCTCGTGGACAGAATATTCGTCCTATCCAGATTTGCCCATCGAAACAGGGCGAGATAGCCAAAATGTCTAG
- a CDS encoding YeeE/YedE family protein yields the protein MSSSGISLSVAPRSLQPRSQKTLILLLLVIGIAIILALSPFGWRQCVLFLIGNLFGISLYHASFGFASAYRKLFVHGEFKGILAQILMLACATLLFAPILLRGSLWGQEMTGAVFPVSVQGAIGAFLFGVGMQLGSGCACGTLYTIGGGSSMMLLTLLTFCIGAFWSTLTAPFWSGFPKTEPLSLIEQWGWTGVSIQLLTFGLIACALWFAKKNPEKKSEVMPTSPGQPSSWLHSLLYGPWSLPIGAFMLAFLNGLTLLIAGRPWGVTSGFTLWGAKIAQLLGWNPATSEYWSQGTHFESLSRSVLADVVSVMNLGIILGAALAAALVGRLSIKKPPSKLAMMAALLGGLLMGYGARLAFGCNVGAYFSGIASTSLHGWLWIICAMGGTALGVKLRPLFELSNG from the coding sequence ATGAGTAGTTCAGGCATTTCTCTATCGGTTGCACCCCGCAGTTTACAACCTCGCTCCCAGAAAACCCTCATTTTACTGCTTCTAGTAATAGGAATAGCGATCATACTGGCTTTGAGTCCTTTTGGTTGGCGGCAATGTGTCTTATTTCTCATCGGCAATTTATTTGGCATTAGTCTTTATCATGCTAGTTTCGGGTTTGCCTCGGCTTACCGCAAATTATTTGTTCATGGTGAATTCAAGGGCATACTGGCACAGATCTTGATGTTAGCCTGTGCGACGCTCTTATTTGCTCCCATTCTCTTAAGAGGTTCCCTATGGGGACAAGAAATGACAGGAGCCGTTTTTCCCGTCAGCGTTCAAGGAGCCATTGGTGCTTTTCTGTTTGGGGTGGGGATGCAGCTTGGTAGCGGCTGTGCCTGCGGAACACTTTACACTATCGGCGGTGGTAGCAGTATGATGCTATTGACACTGTTGACCTTTTGTATCGGAGCATTTTGGTCCACCCTAACCGCCCCTTTTTGGTCAGGGTTCCCCAAAACTGAACCTTTATCTTTGATAGAGCAATGGGGATGGACTGGAGTATCTATTCAATTGCTTACTTTTGGGCTTATTGCCTGCGCTTTGTGGTTTGCCAAGAAAAATCCGGAGAAAAAAAGCGAGGTAATGCCTACTTCACCCGGGCAACCCTCTTCATGGCTTCATTCTCTGTTGTATGGCCCTTGGTCCCTTCCCATAGGAGCGTTTATGCTGGCTTTTCTCAATGGGTTAACCCTACTTATAGCCGGACGACCTTGGGGGGTTACTTCGGGCTTTACCTTATGGGGCGCTAAAATCGCACAGCTATTAGGCTGGAATCCTGCCACTAGCGAGTATTGGAGTCAAGGGACACACTTTGAGTCCCTCAGTCGTAGTGTGTTAGCTGATGTGGTTTCTGTGATGAATTTGGGTATTATTCTGGGTGCTGCCCTAGCCGCCGCCCTTGTCGGACGCTTGTCCATTAAAAAACCCCCTTCTAAATTAGCGATGATGGCGGCTTTATTGGGAGGGTTGCTCATGGGTTATGGGGCTAGGTTGGCCTTTGGCTGTAATGTGGGCGCTTACTTTAGCGGCATTGCTTCCACGAGTTTACATGGATGGCTTTGGATTATTTGTGCTATGGGCGGAACAGCGTTAGGCGTGAAGCTACGTCCGTTGTTTGAGTTGTCTAATGGATAA
- a CDS encoding diguanylate cyclase codes for MNSLLSAQHNNTMIQYTVSLGVAIYGLHGKTQEQLLRAADKALYEAKNSGRNRVVIALPCH; via the coding sequence TTGAATTCTCTTTTAAGCGCCCAACATAATAATACTATGATTCAATATACTGTCAGCTTGGGGGTGGCTATTTATGGTCTGCATGGTAAGACTCAAGAACAACTCCTTCGAGCCGCCGATAAAGCCTTGTATGAGGCTAAAAATTCAGGCAGGAATCGAGTTGTCATCGCTCTACCCTGCCATTAA
- a CDS encoding microcompartments protein, with product MGVELRSYVYLDRLQPQHAAYIGAVAQGFLPVPGDASLWIEVSPGIEINRITDIALKAAVVRPGVLFVERLYGLLEIHSSNQGETRAAGKAILASLGINQKDCIKPQVVSSQIIRNIDPYQAQLINRSRRGQMLLAGQTLYVLEVQPAAYAALAANEAEKAALINILQVSAVGSFGRLYLGGEERDIIAGSSAALAAIENAPGRDSSDGDRKE from the coding sequence TTGGGTGTAGAATTACGGAGTTACGTTTATTTAGACAGGTTACAACCTCAGCACGCCGCTTATATTGGTGCGGTAGCACAAGGATTTTTACCCGTGCCGGGCGATGCTTCTTTGTGGATAGAAGTCTCACCGGGGATTGAAATTAACCGCATTACGGATATAGCCCTTAAAGCCGCCGTTGTCCGTCCTGGGGTGTTATTTGTGGAAAGACTCTACGGACTTCTAGAAATTCATTCTAGCAATCAAGGAGAAACTCGAGCCGCCGGCAAAGCCATTTTAGCCTCACTAGGTATTAATCAAAAAGATTGTATTAAACCGCAAGTGGTTTCTAGCCAAATTATCCGTAATATCGACCCTTACCAAGCACAACTGATTAACCGGAGTCGCCGGGGACAAATGCTGTTAGCCGGACAAACTTTATATGTTCTAGAAGTTCAACCCGCCGCTTATGCTGCCCTCGCTGCTAATGAAGCTGAAAAAGCGGCTTTAATTAATATTCTACAAGTGAGTGCTGTCGGGAGTTTTGGAAGATTATATTTAGGAGGAGAAGAAAGAGATATTATTGCCGGTTCTAGTGCGGCATTAGCGGCTATTGAAAATGCGCCGGGGCGGGATTCTAGTGATGGGGATAGGAAAGAATAA
- the rpsR gene encoding 30S ribosomal protein S18 yields the protein MSYYRKRLSPIPPSQPIDYKDIELLRKFITERGKILPRRITGLTAQQQRDLTAAVKRARLIALLPFINKEA from the coding sequence ATGAGTTATTATCGTAAGCGGCTGTCTCCCATTCCTCCCAGTCAACCCATTGACTACAAAGACATCGAACTGCTACGGAAATTTATTACTGAACGCGGCAAAATCTTACCCCGACGGATTACAGGATTAACAGCCCAGCAGCAAAGAGATTTAACGGCGGCGGTAAAACGCGCTAGACTGATAGCTTTATTACCTTTTATCAACAAAGAAGCTTAG
- the rpmG gene encoding 50S ribosomal protein L33 yields MASKKGVRLIITLECTECRSNTNKRSAGVSRYTTSKNRRNTTGRLELKKFCTHCNKHTVHKEIK; encoded by the coding sequence ATGGCCAGCAAGAAAGGTGTACGCCTAATCATCACTCTAGAATGTACCGAATGCCGCTCGAACACCAATAAGCGTTCCGCCGGTGTCTCCCGCTATACGACCTCTAAAAACCGTCGTAATACTACAGGCAGATTAGAATTAAAAAAATTCTGTACCCATTGCAACAAGCATACTGTCCACAAAGAAATCAAGTAA
- a CDS encoding AbrB/MazE/SpoVT family DNA-binding domain-containing protein, giving the protein MVIQKLSQWGNSLGIRLPQAIIQEIGLNEGDLLRISLENNRIILSPARPKYTLSELLQNISADQQHEEIEWGDPQGDEIW; this is encoded by the coding sequence ATGGTGATACAAAAGTTAAGTCAGTGGGGTAACTCTCTTGGGATAAGACTACCACAGGCGATAATTCAAGAAATTGGGCTAAATGAAGGAGATTTATTAAGGATTTCCTTAGAAAATAATCGAATTATTTTATCACCTGCCCGTCCTAAATACACCCTCTCCGAATTACTTCAAAATATCTCTGCCGATCAACAGCATGAAGAAATCGAGTGGGGCGATCCCCAAGGAGACGAGATTTGGTAA
- a CDS encoding type II toxin-antitoxin system PemK/MazF family toxin — protein MVKIDGSIPCRGDIIRLSLNPRTGSEQSGIRPALVISPQAYNRVSKIILICPITSKEKGWPFEVKLPDSCQVQGVVLVDQLRAVDCQARNANFIEKISMETLNEIMARLESLVT, from the coding sequence TTGGTAAAAATTGATGGTAGTATTCCCTGTCGTGGCGATATCATCAGGCTTTCATTAAATCCGCGAACCGGCAGTGAACAATCTGGGATACGTCCGGCCTTAGTGATTTCTCCCCAAGCCTATAATCGAGTCTCAAAAATTATTTTAATCTGCCCCATTACGAGCAAGGAAAAGGGGTGGCCTTTTGAAGTGAAATTGCCGGATTCGTGCCAGGTTCAAGGAGTAGTATTGGTCGATCAATTAAGAGCCGTCGATTGTCAAGCTAGAAATGCTAACTTTATCGAAAAAATCTCGATGGAAACGTTAAACGAAATCATGGCTCGTCTTGAATCTTTGGTAACATGA
- a CDS encoding glycoside hydrolase family 10 protein produces the protein MKTIRGVWLTNVGSEVLNSRQNIINALNLLADTGFNTVFPVVWNKGFTQYPSQVMLQTFNQEIDPAFAGRDPLAEVIEAAKNVGIDVIPWFEYGFACSYQKNGGHIIASKPHWAAKDINNQLLNKNGFEWMNAFEPEVQNFILSLVLEVARNYDVAGVQGDDRLPALPCEGGYDEKTRARYYSEQGVKPPQNIKDAKWLQWRAALLTNFLGNLSREVKAIKNDLLVSISSHPYPFGYHEYLQDSPTWIRQKIVDVIHPQLYRRTLKDYQALVETTLKQFSPDDLTRLFPGVLIRLNAPGKPQDFHISPEQLWQTILINRRLGIRGEVFFFFEELNVNAQSLAQFLQAKNYAEQIFISAGMRGDDVQEIQRLLQNRGFYRGKLNGNFGFRTKAAVTAFQKANGLKNDGIVGPLTYRQLKFSGIT, from the coding sequence ATGAAAACCATTCGCGGCGTGTGGCTAACTAATGTAGGCAGTGAGGTATTAAATTCTCGTCAAAATATTATTAATGCACTGAATTTATTGGCTGATACGGGATTTAATACGGTTTTTCCGGTAGTTTGGAATAAAGGCTTTACTCAATATCCCTCTCAAGTCATGCTTCAAACCTTTAATCAAGAAATTGATCCGGCTTTTGCCGGGCGAGATCCCCTCGCAGAAGTGATTGAAGCCGCCAAAAATGTTGGCATCGATGTTATTCCTTGGTTTGAATATGGCTTTGCTTGTTCATATCAAAAAAATGGCGGACATATTATCGCCAGTAAACCCCATTGGGCGGCTAAAGATATCAATAATCAACTCTTAAATAAAAATGGCTTTGAATGGATGAATGCTTTTGAGCCAGAAGTGCAGAATTTTATATTAAGTTTAGTTCTAGAAGTTGCTCGTAATTATGATGTTGCTGGTGTACAAGGAGATGATCGTTTACCGGCTTTACCCTGTGAGGGGGGATATGATGAAAAAACTCGGGCGCGATATTATAGCGAGCAAGGTGTTAAACCCCCGCAAAATATTAAAGATGCAAAATGGTTACAATGGCGAGCCGCTCTTTTAACGAATTTTTTGGGTAATTTATCTCGAGAAGTTAAAGCCATTAAAAATGATTTATTGGTTTCTATCTCGTCTCATCCCTATCCTTTTGGTTATCATGAATATTTACAAGATTCTCCCACCTGGATAAGACAAAAAATTGTTGATGTGATTCATCCTCAACTCTATCGGAGAACCTTAAAAGACTATCAGGCTCTAGTAGAGACAACCCTTAAACAATTTAGTCCTGACGATTTAACTCGACTTTTTCCGGGGGTTTTAATTCGATTAAATGCGCCTGGAAAACCACAAGATTTTCATATTTCTCCTGAGCAACTTTGGCAAACTATTCTTATTAATCGACGTTTAGGAATTCGCGGCGAAGTTTTTTTCTTTTTTGAAGAGTTAAATGTTAACGCTCAATCTCTTGCTCAATTTCTTCAGGCAAAAAATTATGCAGAACAGATTTTTATCAGTGCGGGAATGAGGGGAGATGATGTTCAAGAAATACAACGGCTTTTACAAAATCGAGGCTTTTATCGGGGTAAGCTCAATGGAAATTTTGGCTTTCGGACAAAAGCGGCTGTTACAGCTTTTCAAAAAGCTAATGGCTTAAAAAATGATGGGATAGTTGGCCCGCTAACCTACAGGCAATTAAAATTCTCGGGAATTACATAA
- the ruvX gene encoding Holliday junction resolvase RuvX — translation MEKVSALGLDVGKRRVGVAGCDGLGLIATGLTTIVRSSFVADVEQLKQLVQQREAKILVVGLPYCMNGDIGSQARQVQNYATRIGKALQLPIEYVDERLTSYQAEEELKAQKRFSTRNKGLIDRQAAAIILQQWLDMRRSNS, via the coding sequence ATGGAGAAAGTTTCGGCATTAGGATTAGATGTCGGTAAAAGGCGCGTTGGAGTCGCTGGATGCGATGGATTAGGATTAATTGCTACCGGCTTAACTACTATTGTCAGAAGTTCTTTTGTCGCTGATGTAGAACAACTCAAACAATTAGTACAACAACGAGAAGCAAAAATCTTAGTGGTGGGTTTACCCTATTGTATGAATGGGGATATAGGTTCTCAAGCGAGACAAGTTCAAAATTACGCCACAAGAATCGGTAAAGCTCTACAATTACCCATAGAATACGTGGATGAACGCTTAACTTCCTATCAAGCAGAAGAAGAGTTAAAAGCTCAAAAACGCTTTTCTACTCGCAATAAAGGTTTAATTGATCGTCAAGCCGCCGCGATTATTTTACAACAGTGGTTAGATATGCGCCGCTCAAACAGTTAA
- a CDS encoding GNAT family N-acetyltransferase, whose protein sequence is MSVSPPQTAKITIRPLYYRDIEAIKDLAQDNSLDNQQDGLASFKQDLQQVQRWYGLLKLLSWFPNPFQHDLGFYVAHKEVPQTSTTQLRGVIQVAPFNSSRSTWRVEQVLIKEDQSDLEFFSDPRGVASNLLRYCLEKIWEARTWVIEVNIHQKNIIALYRQNGFQPLAELSYWSLSPQLLEQLAHSEPDLPNLLPVSNADAHLLYQLDCVSMPPLLRQVFDRHTQDFKTNFPRALANKLKNWCGEIEMSRGYVFEPQRKAAIGYFELALSKNGNLPHKAKLTVHPAYTWLYPKLLTQMARIAQKYPLTPLELVSADYQHEREEYLEKLQAQRVEHTLLMSRSVWHKLKESKPEGIPLSEVFSGLHPVPRQPIPSPWLKVSHPGQNRNEPDKSGNQRSFTGEKPPESPENTENGGKNIEQ, encoded by the coding sequence ATGAGCGTATCTCCACCCCAAACGGCTAAAATCACCATTCGGCCTTTATACTACCGAGACATCGAAGCTATCAAAGACTTAGCTCAAGATAACTCTTTGGATAATCAGCAGGATGGGTTGGCTAGTTTTAAGCAAGATTTGCAACAAGTCCAGCGTTGGTATGGACTTCTGAAACTGCTGAGTTGGTTTCCTAACCCTTTTCAGCATGATTTAGGATTTTACGTCGCTCATAAAGAAGTGCCTCAAACTTCCACTACTCAACTTCGAGGCGTGATTCAAGTGGCTCCCTTTAATAGTAGCCGCAGCACTTGGCGAGTAGAGCAAGTTTTGATCAAAGAAGATCAATCCGATCTAGAATTTTTTAGTGATCCTCGAGGGGTAGCCTCTAATCTGCTGCGCTATTGCTTAGAGAAAATTTGGGAGGCTCGCACTTGGGTTATAGAAGTTAATATTCATCAGAAAAATATTATCGCGCTCTATCGGCAAAATGGATTTCAACCCTTAGCCGAGTTGAGTTATTGGTCTTTGTCTCCCCAGTTATTAGAACAATTAGCCCACTCAGAACCCGATTTACCGAACTTGTTACCGGTTAGCAATGCTGATGCTCATTTGCTCTATCAGTTAGATTGTGTTTCCATGCCGCCGCTACTGCGTCAAGTCTTTGATCGCCATACACAAGATTTTAAAACCAATTTCCCGCGAGCATTAGCCAATAAACTGAAAAATTGGTGTGGAGAAATAGAAATGTCTCGAGGCTACGTTTTTGAACCCCAACGCAAAGCCGCTATCGGGTATTTTGAACTGGCCTTATCTAAAAACGGCAATTTGCCTCATAAAGCTAAGTTAACGGTTCATCCGGCTTACACTTGGTTATATCCTAAGTTATTAACTCAAATGGCGCGGATTGCCCAAAAATATCCCTTGACTCCCCTAGAATTAGTCTCGGCTGACTATCAACATGAACGCGAAGAATATCTGGAAAAATTGCAAGCCCAAAGAGTAGAGCATACTTTATTGATGTCTCGTTCGGTTTGGCATAAATTAAAAGAAAGCAAACCCGAAGGTATCCCATTAAGTGAAGTTTTTTCTGGACTCCATCCGGTCCCTCGTCAACCGATTCCTAGTCCTTGGTTAAAAGTCTCTCATCCCGGGCAAAATAGAAATGAACCAGATAAGTCGGGAAATCAACGCTCTTTTACGGGAGAAAAACCCCCTGAGTCGCCGGAAAATACCGAAAATGGAGGCAAAAATATTGAACAATAA
- a CDS encoding CYTH domain-containing protein, giving the protein MGIEIERKFLVKGDGWRSLGSGTIYRQGYITTENKINTVRVRLIGEQGYLTIKGKTTGATRAEFEYPIPKEDALFMLENLCDHPLIEKTRYKIKQGELIWEVDEFMGDNQGLIIAEVELEQENQAVELPNWIGQEVTGNLQYHNSNLVKYPFKKWKDEHR; this is encoded by the coding sequence ATGGGAATAGAAATCGAACGAAAATTTTTAGTCAAAGGCGATGGATGGCGCTCTCTAGGCTCTGGAACCATTTATCGTCAAGGATACATTACCACTGAAAATAAAATTAATACTGTTCGTGTTCGTCTTATCGGCGAGCAAGGATACTTAACCATTAAAGGAAAAACCACAGGAGCGACAAGAGCAGAATTTGAATATCCGATTCCCAAAGAAGATGCTTTATTTATGTTAGAAAACTTATGCGATCACCCATTAATAGAAAAAACTCGTTATAAGATAAAACAAGGGGAATTAATTTGGGAAGTAGATGAGTTTATGGGAGATAATCAAGGGTTAATTATCGCTGAAGTCGAATTAGAACAGGAAAATCAGGCAGTTGAGTTACCCAACTGGATTGGTCAAGAGGTAACGGGAAACCTTCAATATCACAATTCTAATCTGGTTAAGTATCCTTTTAAAAAATGGAAAGATGAACACAGATGA
- a CDS encoding pentapeptide repeat-containing protein, with the protein MGNLETLDLAAIRKGKVKNLRLSNLAGADLAGAELAEADLSEANLTGASLAGANLQGAILRANLKGADLTGANLMGADFRNGDLRGAILLEAQVSQISFAGAFLGGAILSHVDLTGADFRGADLRGATLVGAMINKADFSGANLSGADLSGADLEEAIFLGAVCRGTNLTRANLLCAQFEQTLLEGAILDNTCLEGTSLG; encoded by the coding sequence ATGGGGAATTTAGAAACATTGGATTTAGCCGCCATTCGTAAAGGAAAAGTCAAAAATCTTAGGCTGAGTAATTTAGCTGGGGCAGATTTAGCCGGTGCCGAATTGGCAGAGGCTGATTTATCAGAGGCTAATTTAACAGGTGCCTCTCTAGCGGGTGCGAACTTACAAGGAGCAATCCTCAGAGCTAATTTAAAAGGGGCAGATCTCACCGGTGCTAATTTAATGGGCGCAGATTTTCGCAATGGCGACCTACGCGGGGCAATTTTATTGGAAGCACAAGTTTCTCAAATTAGCTTTGCCGGAGCTTTTCTCGGCGGCGCAATTTTAAGCCATGTAGACTTAACTGGGGCGGATTTTCGCGGAGCCGACTTACGAGGAGCAACCTTAGTAGGCGCTATGATCAACAAGGCGGATTTTAGCGGCGCGAATTTATCGGGGGCTGATTTATCAGGGGCAGACCTCGAAGAAGCCATTTTTCTTGGGGCTGTGTGTAGAGGAACGAATCTGACACGAGCCAATTTACTGTGCGCTCAATTTGAGCAAACGCTTTTAGAGGGTGCTATTTTAGACAATACTTGTCTAGAAGGAACCTCCCTGGGTTAG
- a CDS encoding HD domain-containing phosphohydrolase: MQPEATLNQLKASLPDGQLPPSYGVYFKNTLVALCHALEDHILLSSSQNSAQKPLVLVTFQQGKWYLQEADRYFDLAQCSAHVAIAAMPDSGFATHKTGQEDNVSLVHLDDSDSLVNEWNLIIVARDYAAMVLCHELSPEEYRADNQPTVDTERKFYGLWTFDRTLVEKSASILIERFRPYNPTLADRLHTSHQEISLMPSAAPADLSGVVARIVSYLQTSQQQLVTITRQTRELVELEGQALKMNRNLAANKLQAFLRMAQGVDERDKDNPVASLQVSALSETLGQIIDLPTLKLRRLRLAGLLFRIGLAQAPSEVFSQSSHQLNETNYSFWRKRAVLGAQLLATMPELAPIQQIVLHHLEHWDGSGTPNGLKGEEISIEARILGLVSYFQELTQPRGDRAAYNLTEALEQCQNYSGTRFDPALIESLTTVIRLAEMGLMQLPTRPSQLPSVWLEEGKKPESKDRSQETELTSS, translated from the coding sequence ATGCAACCAGAAGCCACTCTCAATCAACTTAAAGCCTCTCTTCCCGACGGTCAACTGCCTCCGAGTTATGGCGTTTATTTTAAAAACACCCTTGTTGCCCTTTGCCATGCCTTAGAAGACCACATCCTGCTCAGTAGTAGCCAAAATTCAGCACAAAAACCCCTAGTGTTGGTCACTTTTCAACAGGGGAAATGGTACTTACAAGAAGCCGATCGCTATTTTGATCTGGCTCAGTGTTCCGCTCATGTGGCCATTGCGGCGATGCCGGATAGCGGGTTTGCCACTCATAAAACTGGACAAGAAGATAATGTCTCTTTGGTTCATCTTGATGACAGTGATAGTCTGGTTAATGAATGGAATCTGATTATCGTTGCTCGTGACTATGCGGCAATGGTATTATGTCACGAACTGTCGCCGGAAGAATATCGCGCAGATAATCAACCCACTGTAGACACAGAACGAAAATTTTATGGGTTATGGACCTTTGATCGCACGCTGGTGGAAAAATCGGCCTCTATTTTAATAGAAAGATTTCGGCCTTATAATCCTACCCTAGCCGACAGACTCCACACTTCACATCAAGAAATCTCTCTGATGCCTAGTGCCGCTCCGGCCGATCTCAGTGGTGTTGTGGCGAGGATTGTTAGTTATTTACAAACCAGCCAACAGCAGCTAGTTACTATTACTCGTCAAACCCGAGAATTGGTAGAGTTGGAAGGACAAGCGCTGAAAATGAATCGCAATTTAGCGGCTAACAAATTACAAGCTTTCCTGCGAATGGCGCAAGGAGTAGATGAACGAGATAAAGATAATCCGGTAGCCTCTCTCCAAGTAAGCGCCTTATCAGAAACTCTCGGACAAATTATCGATTTACCCACGCTTAAACTGCGAAGATTACGATTAGCTGGGTTACTGTTTCGTATTGGGTTAGCCCAGGCCCCTAGTGAAGTATTTTCTCAAAGCTCCCATCAATTAAATGAAACTAATTATAGTTTTTGGAGAAAACGTGCTGTCTTAGGGGCACAACTATTGGCAACAATGCCGGAACTGGCCCCGATACAACAAATCGTGCTACATCATTTAGAACATTGGGATGGAAGTGGCACACCTAACGGATTAAAAGGCGAAGAAATTAGCATCGAAGCCCGTATTTTAGGATTAGTCTCTTATTTTCAAGAACTCACTCAACCCAGAGGCGACCGTGCGGCTTACAATTTGACAGAGGCCCTCGAACAATGTCAAAACTACAGTGGTACTCGTTTTGATCCAGCACTGATAGAGTCTTTAACAACGGTTATTCGACTAGCAGAGATGGGATTAATGCAATTACCGACTCGTCCTTCGCAATTACCTAGTGTATGGCTAGAAGAAGGTAAAAAACCGGAGTCAAAAGACAGGAGTCAGGAGACAGAACTTACCAGTTCATAG
- a CDS encoding Uma2 family endonuclease, with product MVQYDPKVRLPSSEELPETDNLPVDNELHILVPNFLRFILSFIWTTRNNWFFGVNMGLYHATGVNPRVPIVPDGFLSLGVDRIRGNKLRKSYVVWEEKEIVPQFVLEVVSETPGNEYESKMEIYARLGVLYYLIYNPDFWLRDRHEPFELYRLIDGEYQRQIGEPYWMPEIGLGIGRSRGNHDRLEREWLYWYNQQGQRYPTLEEQTQQAQQRSQKLENYLRSLGIDPDTIQ from the coding sequence ATGGTACAATATGACCCCAAAGTTCGCTTACCCAGTAGCGAGGAATTACCCGAAACCGATAATTTACCAGTGGATAACGAATTACATATCCTAGTCCCTAATTTTCTGCGCTTTATTCTCAGCTTTATTTGGACGACTCGAAATAATTGGTTTTTTGGCGTAAATATGGGACTTTATCATGCTACAGGCGTTAATCCTAGAGTTCCTATTGTTCCCGATGGGTTTCTCAGTTTGGGCGTAGATCGCATCAGAGGTAATAAACTTCGCAAAAGTTATGTCGTTTGGGAAGAAAAAGAAATAGTCCCTCAATTCGTCCTAGAAGTAGTCTCAGAAACCCCAGGTAATGAGTATGAAAGCAAAATGGAGATTTATGCCCGTTTAGGGGTGTTATATTACCTAATCTATAATCCCGATTTTTGGCTCAGAGATAGACATGAACCCTTTGAACTCTATCGCTTAATTGATGGAGAATATCAGCGACAGATAGGGGAACCTTATTGGATGCCAGAAATAGGCTTAGGAATAGGACGCTCGCGGGGAAATCATGACCGATTAGAGCGAGAATGGTTATATTGGTACAATCAACAAGGGCAAAGATATCCAACACTAGAAGAACAAACCCAACAAGCACAACAACGTAGCCAAAAGTTAGAAAACTACTTGCGCTCCTTGGGAATCGATCCAGATACGATTCAGTAG